A genomic window from Streptomyces sp. HUAS YS2 includes:
- a CDS encoding glycosyl hydrolase — protein MTTSPRFGVNYTPSKGWFHHWLDFDLDDVRADLDSIAALGLDHVRVFPLWPLFQPNRTLIRPRAVEQLVELADAAAERGLDVAVDGLQGHLSSFDFQPSWTVSWHRRNMFTDPDVVDGQAAYLRTLAAALADRPAFLGMTLGNEINQFSGDPHPDPDRITPAQAERWLRRMLDACEQGAPGRMHLHAEYDASWYVDDHPFTPAHAARLGAVTAVHSWVFNGTAQRYGADSPATGQHAAYMIELSKAWAEDPHRPVWLQEVGAPAPHIPADRAAGFTRTTIAAALDCPGVWGVTWWCSHDVDRALADFPELEYTLGLLTNDRRVKPAGREIARIVEELRAGNGRAAPRTTALVVDLPDDAAGRSLCGPGGAVFEAFMRLSTEGVRPTTVLAGRAADPSHLAARGITRLVTVDDAGVGRRASPSSRASS, from the coding sequence ATGACCACGTCCCCGCGATTCGGCGTCAACTACACCCCCAGCAAGGGCTGGTTCCACCACTGGCTCGACTTCGACCTCGACGACGTACGCGCCGACCTCGACTCGATCGCCGCACTCGGCCTGGACCACGTCCGGGTCTTCCCGCTGTGGCCGCTCTTCCAGCCGAACCGCACCCTGATCCGCCCGCGGGCGGTGGAGCAGTTGGTCGAACTGGCGGACGCCGCCGCCGAACGCGGCCTGGACGTCGCAGTGGACGGGCTGCAGGGCCACCTGTCCAGCTTCGACTTCCAGCCGTCGTGGACGGTCAGCTGGCACCGGCGGAACATGTTCACCGACCCGGACGTCGTCGACGGCCAGGCCGCCTACCTCCGCACGCTCGCCGCCGCACTCGCGGACCGGCCGGCCTTCCTCGGCATGACCCTGGGCAACGAGATCAACCAGTTCTCCGGCGACCCGCACCCCGACCCGGACCGGATCACCCCGGCCCAGGCCGAGCGCTGGCTGCGCCGCATGCTCGACGCCTGTGAACAGGGGGCGCCGGGACGGATGCACCTGCACGCGGAGTACGACGCCTCCTGGTACGTCGACGACCACCCCTTCACCCCGGCGCACGCGGCCCGGCTGGGCGCGGTGACGGCGGTGCACTCCTGGGTGTTCAACGGCACCGCGCAGCGCTACGGGGCGGACTCGCCGGCGACCGGGCAGCACGCGGCGTACATGATCGAGCTGTCGAAGGCCTGGGCGGAGGACCCGCACCGGCCGGTCTGGCTCCAGGAGGTCGGCGCGCCCGCCCCGCACATCCCGGCGGACCGGGCGGCCGGGTTCACCCGGACGACGATCGCCGCGGCGCTGGACTGCCCCGGCGTGTGGGGCGTGACGTGGTGGTGCTCGCACGACGTCGACCGGGCGCTCGCCGACTTCCCGGAGCTGGAGTACACGCTGGGCCTGCTCACCAACGACCGGCGGGTCAAGCCGGCCGGGCGGGAGATCGCCCGGATCGTCGAGGAGCTGCGGGCCGGGAACGGGCGGGCGGCGCCGCGGACCACGGCGCTCGTCGTCGACCTGCCGGACGACGCGGCCGGGCGCTCGTTGTGCGGCCCCGGCGGGGCGGTGTTCGAGGCGTTCATGCGGCTGTCGACGGAGGGCGTCCGGCCGACGACCGTGCTCGCCGGGCGTGCCGCGGACCCGTCGCACCTCGCCGCCCGGGGTATCACTCGGCTCGTCACGGTCGACGACGCCGGAGTCGGCCGACGCGCCTCTCCCTCATCCCGTGCCTCCTCCTGA
- a CDS encoding alpha-mannosidase — MHSDRSLIESRLKRVLEERVRPAVYPESVPLEVGIWTAPDEPVPVAEGIAAPRTPISVGTRWGAPWGTSWLTVSGTVPETWAGRTVEALIDLGFDKNMPGFQCEGLVYRSDGTPVKGLHPRNQWVRVAAPAAGGEEVLLHVEAASNPVVLDYHPFVPTELGEKETAGSEPQYRLERMDLAVFDETVWQLVLDLEVVGELMAELPVEGARRWDLLRAVDRALDAIDLQDVNGTAPAARSELARVLATPAEPSAHRISAVGHAHIDSAWLWPLRETVRKVARTTANMTALLEDEPDFVYTMSQAQQYAWIKEHRPEVYARVKKAVAEGRFVPAGGMWVESDTNMPGSEAMARQFVHGKRFFLDEFGVENHEAWLPDTFGFAGGLPQIIKAAGSRWLLTQKISWSQVNSFPHHTFWWEGIDGTRIFTHFPPIDTYNCSMQGREIAHAVRNFKDKGRARHSIAPTGWGDGGGGTTREMIGKAARLRDLEGSARVRWERPAEFFARAEAEYPDAPVWVGELYLELHRATLTSQARTKQGNRASENLLREAELWAATAAVRAGFPYPYERLDRIWKTVLLHQFHDILPGSSIAWVHREAERTYAAVAAELRGIVDAAQRALAGDGSAGGEVVFNAAPHARAGVPAGGARPAGTGPAAAACAVRPREGGGFVLENGLLRVEVDGRGLAVSVRDLVSGRETVAPGEAANLLQIHPDFPNMWDAWDVDRFYRNTVTDLTDVDEVVVADDSPGSVSVRVTRSFGASRAVQTLTLAAGACRLDLDTEVDWQETEKFLKAAFPLDLHTDRYAAETQFGHLYRPTHTNTSWEAAKFEACNHRFVHLEEPGWGVGLVTASTYGHDVTRTVRPADRGTTTTVRVSLLRAPRFPDPHTDQGVHRFRHALVPGATVGDAVREGYRIGLPERRVPGDAEVLPLVDVDDPAVVVSAVKLADDGSGDVVVRLYEAHGGRVAARLTPGFTHAGVQVCDLLERPLPEEDAGTEDGGDVALRLRPFELRTLRFVRPVG, encoded by the coding sequence ATGCACAGTGACCGCAGTCTGATCGAGTCCCGTCTCAAGCGCGTCCTCGAGGAGCGCGTCCGTCCCGCCGTGTATCCCGAGTCGGTCCCGCTCGAGGTCGGGATCTGGACCGCCCCCGACGAACCCGTGCCGGTGGCCGAGGGCATCGCCGCCCCGCGTACGCCGATCTCCGTGGGCACCCGGTGGGGCGCGCCGTGGGGCACCAGTTGGCTCACGGTGTCCGGCACGGTGCCGGAGACCTGGGCGGGCCGGACCGTCGAGGCGCTGATCGACCTGGGTTTCGACAAGAACATGCCGGGCTTCCAGTGCGAGGGCCTGGTGTACCGGAGCGACGGCACCCCGGTGAAGGGTCTGCATCCGCGCAACCAGTGGGTGCGGGTCGCCGCTCCGGCGGCCGGCGGCGAGGAGGTGCTGCTCCACGTCGAGGCCGCGTCCAACCCGGTGGTGCTCGACTACCACCCGTTCGTGCCGACGGAGCTGGGTGAGAAGGAGACGGCGGGCAGCGAGCCGCAGTACCGGCTGGAGCGGATGGATCTGGCCGTCTTCGACGAGACGGTGTGGCAGCTCGTGCTCGACCTGGAGGTGGTGGGCGAGCTGATGGCCGAGCTGCCGGTGGAGGGCGCGCGCCGCTGGGACCTGCTGCGGGCGGTCGACCGGGCCCTGGACGCGATCGACCTCCAGGACGTGAACGGCACGGCCCCGGCGGCCCGTTCGGAGCTCGCCCGGGTGCTGGCGACGCCGGCCGAGCCGTCGGCGCACCGGATCAGCGCGGTCGGGCACGCGCACATCGACTCGGCCTGGCTGTGGCCGCTGCGCGAGACGGTCCGCAAGGTGGCGCGCACCACCGCCAACATGACCGCGCTGTTGGAGGACGAGCCGGACTTCGTCTACACGATGTCGCAGGCCCAGCAGTACGCGTGGATCAAGGAGCACCGCCCGGAGGTGTACGCACGGGTCAAGAAGGCGGTCGCGGAGGGCCGGTTCGTGCCGGCGGGCGGGATGTGGGTGGAGTCGGACACGAACATGCCGGGCTCGGAGGCGATGGCCCGTCAGTTCGTGCACGGCAAGCGGTTTTTCCTGGACGAGTTCGGGGTGGAGAACCACGAGGCCTGGCTGCCGGACACGTTCGGCTTCGCGGGCGGGCTGCCGCAGATCATCAAGGCGGCGGGGTCGCGCTGGCTGTTGACGCAGAAGATCTCGTGGAGCCAGGTGAACAGCTTCCCGCACCACACCTTCTGGTGGGAGGGCATCGACGGGACACGGATCTTCACGCACTTCCCGCCGATCGACACCTACAACTGCTCGATGCAGGGTCGGGAGATCGCGCACGCCGTCCGCAACTTCAAGGACAAGGGCAGGGCGCGGCACTCGATCGCGCCGACCGGCTGGGGCGACGGCGGGGGCGGCACCACCCGGGAGATGATCGGCAAGGCGGCGCGGCTGCGCGACCTGGAGGGCTCGGCGCGGGTGCGCTGGGAGCGGCCGGCCGAGTTCTTCGCCCGCGCGGAAGCCGAGTACCCGGACGCGCCGGTGTGGGTCGGGGAGCTGTACCTGGAGCTGCACCGGGCGACCCTGACCAGCCAGGCGCGCACCAAGCAGGGCAACCGGGCGAGCGAGAACCTGCTGCGGGAGGCCGAGCTGTGGGCCGCGACGGCGGCGGTGCGGGCGGGGTTCCCGTACCCGTACGAGCGGTTGGACCGGATCTGGAAGACGGTACTGCTGCACCAGTTCCACGACATCCTGCCGGGTTCGTCGATCGCCTGGGTGCACCGCGAGGCGGAGCGGACGTACGCGGCGGTGGCCGCAGAGTTGCGCGGGATCGTCGACGCGGCGCAGCGGGCCCTGGCCGGCGACGGGTCGGCGGGCGGGGAGGTGGTGTTCAACGCGGCGCCGCACGCCCGGGCCGGGGTGCCCGCCGGGGGCGCACGGCCGGCGGGCACGGGGCCGGCCGCCGCGGCCTGCGCCGTACGGCCCCGGGAGGGCGGCGGGTTCGTGCTGGAGAACGGGCTCCTGCGCGTCGAGGTGGACGGGCGCGGGCTCGCGGTCTCGGTGCGGGACCTCGTCTCCGGCCGGGAGACGGTCGCGCCGGGCGAGGCGGCGAACCTGCTGCAGATCCACCCCGACTTCCCGAACATGTGGGACGCCTGGGACGTCGACAGGTTCTACCGGAACACCGTCACCGACCTGACGGACGTCGACGAGGTGGTCGTGGCGGACGATTCCCCGGGGTCCGTGTCCGTCCGGGTGACGCGGTCGTTCGGCGCGTCGCGGGCGGTCCAGACGCTGACGCTGGCCGCCGGGGCATGCCGGCTCGACCTGGACACCGAGGTCGACTGGCAGGAGACGGAGAAGTTCCTGAAGGCCGCGTTCCCGCTGGACCTGCACACCGACCGCTACGCCGCCGAGACGCAGTTCGGCCACCTGTACCGGCCCACGCACACCAACACCAGTTGGGAGGCGGCCAAGTTCGAGGCGTGCAACCACCGCTTCGTGCACCTGGAGGAACCGGGCTGGGGCGTCGGCCTGGTGACCGCGTCCACGTACGGGCACGACGTCACGCGGACGGTGCGGCCCGCCGACCGGGGCACGACGACGACCGTCCGGGTCTCCCTGCTGCGCGCGCCGCGCTTCCCCGACCCGCACACCGACCAGGGCGTGCACCGCTTCCGGCACGCCCTGGTGCCCGGCGCGACGGTCGGCGACGCGGTCCGCGAGGGGTACCGCATCGGCCTGCCCGAGCGGCGGGTGCCCGGTGACGCCGAGGTCCTGCCGCTCGTCGATGTGGACGATCCGGCCGTCGTGGTCAGCGCGGTCAAGCTGGCGGACGACGGCAGCGGGGACGTGGTGGTCCGGCTGTACGAGGCGCACGGCGGCCGGGTCGCGGCCCGGCTGACGCCGGGGTTCACGCACGCCGGCGTGCAGGTCTGCGACCTGCTGGAGCGACCGCTCCCCGAGGAGGACGCCGGGACGGAGGACGGGGGCGACGTGGCCCTGCGGCTGCGCCCCTTCGAGCTGCGCACCCTGCGGTTCGTACGTCCCGTCGGGTGA
- a CDS encoding flavodoxin family protein, whose translation MTDTGTSYRDLRALVINCTLKRSPERSHTQGLIDISTGIMERQGVAVEVLRAVDLDIATGVWPDMTEHGWETDEWPVIYSKVMAADILFLAGPVWLGDNSSVMKKVIERLYACSSILNERGQYAYYGRVGGCLITGNEDGAKHCAMNVIYSLQHLGYVIPPQADAGWVGPAGPGPSYLDEGSGGPENDFTNRNTTFMTWNLLHLARMLKDAGGIPAYGNQRSEWDAGCRFDFENPEHR comes from the coding sequence ATGACCGACACCGGCACGTCCTACCGTGATCTCCGCGCCCTGGTGATCAACTGCACCCTCAAGCGGTCGCCGGAGCGGAGCCACACTCAAGGGCTGATCGACATCAGCACCGGGATCATGGAACGTCAGGGCGTCGCGGTCGAGGTGCTGCGGGCGGTGGATCTCGACATCGCGACCGGTGTCTGGCCGGACATGACGGAGCACGGGTGGGAGACCGACGAGTGGCCCGTCATCTACTCGAAGGTGATGGCAGCGGACATCCTCTTCTTGGCCGGACCTGTATGGCTGGGAGACAACTCTTCGGTCATGAAGAAGGTCATCGAGCGCCTGTACGCCTGCTCGTCGATCCTCAACGAACGTGGCCAGTACGCATATTACGGGCGGGTCGGGGGTTGCTTGATCACCGGTAACGAGGACGGCGCCAAGCACTGCGCGATGAACGTCATCTACAGCCTTCAGCACCTGGGCTACGTCATCCCGCCGCAGGCCGACGCGGGCTGGGTCGGCCCGGCCGGACCCGGCCCTTCCTACCTCGACGAGGGCTCGGGTGGGCCGGAGAACGACTTCACCAACCGCAACACCACGTTCATGACCTGGAACCTGCTCCACCTGGCCCGCATGCTCAAGGACGCCGGCGGCATCCCCGCGTACGGCAACCAGCGCTCCGAGTGGGACGCCGGGTGCCGCTTCGACTTCGAGAACCCCGAGCACCGTTGA
- a CDS encoding CHAT domain-containing protein — MLFLRGIPAMPDRDAALAALNSHLALNAGDSTHILEREVRRAARDLERVTDPEHDLSAAQVLGWYHWLRHLALSEGQGRDDLAAATRFFAPVHRVSPQSVPEPLHRTLQESAVGTPAPEFDPRAMATAQARAVDLLTAYERTGQRDVLEQAIAAFRTVHTMLPEDHPSHAAGLHNLGNALQFLSERVGEIEVLEEAVQAGRGAVTATPQGHPDRAGFLNSLGVALQRLFGRVGDIEVLREAVKVSREAVAAVPQGHPHRAMYLDNLGSTLRIHFERIGDLAVLEEAVQLGREAVATSPRDDPGRAMNLNNLGSTLRIHFERIGDLAVLEEAVQLGREAVATTPRDHPNRAGYLHNLGNTLQALFGRVGDIEVLREAVKVSREAVAAVPQGHPHRAMHLNSLVNALQALSGHTGRTEALEEAVQAGREAVAATPHHHPNRAGYLTSLGVALQRRFERVGEIEVLEEAVQVNREAVATVPHNHPNRATPLNNLGTALQTLFERIGDIEVLEEAVQVNREAVATTPHNHPNRATHLNNLAGNLLALFEHIGEIEVLKEAVQVGREAVATVPHNHPHHAVQIGNLGSILQTLFERTGDIEVLEEAAQVGRKAVATTPHNHPNRAVQLNNLTGTLAALFERVGDIEILKEAVKTSREAVATTPRDHPSRAGYLHNLGNILKTLFERSTDIEVLEEAVRVSREAVSATPHDHPHRAVYLNSLGGKLANLFEVGGGTQAREDACRYFGEAAGSTTSDTVTRIKAYRRFALLASGPDAPQAALEAVEEAIALTASLAPGSLGRADREYQLGRLPGLPEEAAAAALAAGRPERAVELLERARGILATDTLGLRSRDAVRLREHAPHLADELRQLRARLDALNHPRPTSSAEAPEVLREANQRLAEHRREAHDAWQSLIARISGLPGFEDFLHAPPINELARHAHEGPVVFVTASPRRCDALVLTDSADAPVRVVPLPTLTQDAAFEQGERLLAALHATTDHEIAPRARVEAQREILAVLTWLWDTVAEPVLTDLGHTTAHQPGEPWPRLWWCPVGILAYLPLHAAGHHTDDVQREGGPRTVLDRVVSSYTTTVRALAHARTRQSGPSTPSTLVVAAAKAPGTPPLPGVRVEAAAITSLIPDARLLATPTRDTVLDALPSHGIAHFSCHGEADWTDPARSHLVLTDHATAPLTIADITALDLTAELAYLSACDTSNTAPRLADESLHITGAFHLAGYRHVIGTLWSVDDRTAAQLGTDFYAHLTDNGTAPPQADRSALALHLATTRLRSRYPHVPSLWAAHTHTGT; from the coding sequence ATGCTGTTCCTTCGGGGGATACCTGCCATGCCGGACCGCGATGCGGCACTCGCCGCCCTCAACAGTCACCTCGCCCTCAACGCCGGCGACTCCACCCACATCCTCGAACGTGAGGTCCGCCGTGCCGCCCGCGACCTGGAGCGTGTCACCGACCCCGAGCACGACCTGTCCGCCGCGCAGGTCCTGGGCTGGTACCACTGGCTACGCCACCTCGCCCTTTCCGAGGGCCAGGGCCGGGATGATCTGGCAGCTGCTACCCGGTTCTTTGCCCCCGTCCATCGAGTGAGCCCTCAGTCCGTTCCCGAGCCTCTGCACCGCACGCTGCAAGAATCTGCCGTCGGGACCCCCGCGCCGGAGTTCGATCCGCGCGCCATGGCCACCGCGCAGGCTCGTGCCGTCGATCTGCTCACCGCATACGAGCGCACGGGGCAACGGGACGTACTTGAGCAGGCCATCGCTGCGTTCCGCACGGTGCACACCATGCTTCCCGAGGACCACCCCAGCCATGCTGCCGGTCTGCACAACCTCGGGAACGCCTTGCAGTTCCTGTCCGAGCGCGTCGGCGAGATCGAGGTATTGGAAGAAGCCGTGCAGGCCGGCCGGGGGGCCGTGACCGCCACCCCCCAAGGCCACCCCGACCGCGCCGGGTTTCTGAACTCGTTAGGGGTCGCTCTCCAGCGCCTGTTCGGGCGCGTCGGTGACATCGAGGTACTGAGAGAAGCAGTAAAGGTCAGCCGGGAAGCAGTGGCTGCCGTCCCCCAAGGCCACCCCCACCGCGCCATGTACCTCGACAACCTCGGGAGCACGCTGCGAATCCACTTCGAGCGCATCGGTGACCTTGCGGTACTGGAAGAAGCAGTGCAGCTTGGCCGGGAGGCTGTGGCCACCTCCCCCCGCGACGACCCCGGCCGAGCCATGAACCTCAACAACCTCGGGAGCACGCTGCGAATCCACTTCGAGCGCATCGGTGACCTTGCGGTACTGGAAGAAGCAGTGCAGCTTGGCCGGGAGGCTGTGGCCACCACCCCCCGCGACCACCCCAACCGCGCCGGGTACCTGCACAACCTCGGGAACACGCTCCAGGCGCTGTTCGGGCGCGTCGGTGACATCGAGGTACTGAGAGAAGCAGTAAAGGTCAGCCGGGAAGCAGTGGCTGCCGTCCCCCAAGGCCACCCCCACCGCGCCATGCACCTCAACTCCCTTGTGAACGCGCTGCAGGCGCTGTCCGGACACACGGGACGGACAGAAGCACTGGAGGAAGCAGTACAAGCCGGCCGGGAAGCAGTGGCCGCCACTCCTCACCACCACCCCAACCGCGCCGGATACCTGACCTCGTTGGGGGTCGCTCTCCAGCGCCGGTTCGAGCGCGTCGGAGAGATCGAGGTACTGGAGGAAGCAGTACAGGTCAACCGGGAAGCCGTGGCCACCGTCCCCCACAACCACCCCAACCGCGCGACCCCCCTCAACAACCTCGGGACCGCCCTGCAGACCCTGTTCGAACGCATCGGGGACATCGAGGTACTGGAGGAAGCAGTACAGGTCAACCGGGAAGCCGTGGCCACCACACCTCACAACCACCCCAACCGCGCCACGCACCTCAACAACCTCGCAGGCAACCTACTGGCCCTGTTCGAGCACATCGGTGAGATCGAGGTACTGAAAGAGGCGGTACAGGTCGGCCGGGAAGCCGTGGCCACCGTCCCCCACAACCACCCCCACCACGCCGTGCAGATCGGCAACCTCGGAAGCATCCTGCAGACCCTGTTCGAACGCACCGGTGACATCGAGGTACTGGAAGAAGCCGCACAGGTCGGCCGGAAAGCCGTGGCCACCACACCCCACAACCACCCCAACCGCGCTGTGCAACTCAACAACCTCACAGGCACGCTGGCAGCCCTCTTCGAGCGCGTCGGTGACATCGAGATACTGAAGGAAGCCGTAAAGACCAGCCGGGAAGCAGTGGCCACCACTCCCCGCGACCACCCCAGCCGCGCCGGGTACCTGCACAACCTCGGAAACATCCTGAAGACCCTGTTCGAACGCAGCACCGATATCGAGGTACTGGAAGAAGCCGTGCGGGTCAGCCGGGAGGCCGTCAGCGCCACCCCCCACGACCACCCCCACCGCGCCGTGTACCTCAACAGCCTCGGCGGCAAGCTGGCAAATCTGTTCGAGGTCGGGGGTGGGACGCAAGCGCGGGAGGACGCATGCCGCTACTTCGGCGAGGCCGCGGGCAGCACGACGAGTGACACAGTCACCCGCATCAAGGCGTATCGGCGCTTCGCGCTCCTGGCCTCCGGCCCCGACGCCCCCCAGGCGGCGCTGGAAGCCGTGGAGGAGGCCATTGCCCTGACGGCGTCCCTCGCCCCGGGCAGTCTGGGCCGCGCGGACCGCGAGTACCAGCTCGGCCGCCTGCCAGGTCTACCGGAGGAGGCCGCCGCCGCCGCGCTCGCCGCAGGCCGGCCGGAGCGGGCCGTGGAGCTGTTGGAGCGCGCCCGCGGAATCCTCGCCACCGACACCCTCGGTCTGCGCAGCCGTGATGCCGTCCGCCTGCGCGAGCACGCCCCCCACCTGGCGGACGAGCTGCGCCAACTGCGGGCCCGCCTCGACGCCCTGAACCACCCCCGCCCCACGTCATCGGCGGAGGCCCCGGAAGTGCTCCGGGAGGCGAACCAGCGCCTGGCAGAGCACAGGCGCGAGGCCCACGACGCGTGGCAGAGCCTCATCGCGCGCATCTCCGGCCTCCCGGGCTTCGAGGACTTCCTCCACGCGCCCCCGATCAACGAGCTCGCCCGCCATGCGCACGAGGGGCCCGTCGTCTTCGTCACCGCCAGCCCCCGCCGCTGCGACGCCCTCGTCCTCACTGATTCCGCCGACGCTCCTGTCCGGGTCGTGCCCTTGCCCACGCTGACCCAGGATGCCGCCTTCGAGCAGGGGGAACGACTCCTGGCTGCCCTGCACGCCACCACCGACCACGAGATCGCCCCCAGGGCACGTGTCGAAGCCCAGCGGGAAATCCTCGCCGTTCTGACCTGGCTGTGGGACACCGTTGCTGAGCCTGTTCTGACCGACCTCGGCCACACGACCGCCCATCAGCCCGGTGAGCCCTGGCCCCGCCTGTGGTGGTGCCCGGTGGGCATCCTCGCCTATCTCCCCCTCCACGCGGCCGGCCACCACACCGACGACGTCCAGCGGGAGGGCGGACCGCGGACCGTCCTCGACCGCGTCGTCTCCTCCTACACCACGACCGTGCGGGCCCTCGCCCACGCCAGAACCCGCCAGTCCGGGCCGTCCACCCCCAGCACCCTGGTCGTCGCCGCCGCCAAAGCCCCGGGCACCCCGCCGCTGCCCGGCGTCCGTGTCGAGGCCGCCGCCATCACGTCCCTGATCCCGGACGCCCGCCTCCTGGCCACCCCCACGCGCGACACCGTTCTCGACGCGCTGCCCAGCCATGGCATCGCCCACTTCTCCTGCCACGGCGAAGCGGACTGGACCGACCCCGCCCGGAGTCACCTGGTCCTCACCGACCACGCCACCGCGCCCCTGACCATCGCCGACATCACCGCCCTGGACCTGACTGCCGAGCTGGCCTACCTCTCCGCCTGCGACACCAGCAACACCGCCCCCCGCCTGGCCGACGAATCCCTCCACATCACCGGCGCCTTCCACCTAGCCGGCTACCGGCACGTCATCGGCACGCTGTGGTCCGTCGACGACCGCACCGCTGCCCAACTCGGCACCGACTTCTACGCCCACCTCACCGACAACGGCACGGCCCCGCCCCAGGCCGACCGAAGCGCCCTCGCCCTTCACCTCGCCACTACACGCCTCCGCAGCAGGTACCCCCATGTCCCCAGCCTGTGGGCTGCCCACACCCACACCGGTACATGA
- a CDS encoding Lrp/AsnC family transcriptional regulator gives MDRIDLHILRELQEDGRLTNQELAQRVGLSPSPCMRRVRQLEQDGVIQGYRAIVAPEAVGRSFEVLVSIEVRRDREAVEAFEAALQDIPDVIEAYRLFGSPGCLLRIAVADLAAYERLWIERLTTLGGVTEVNSQIIMKRIKEPKGLPVPD, from the coding sequence ATGGACCGAATCGATCTCCATATCTTGCGTGAGCTCCAGGAGGACGGCCGGCTGACCAACCAGGAGCTCGCCCAGCGCGTCGGACTGAGCCCCTCGCCGTGCATGCGCCGGGTCCGGCAGCTGGAGCAGGACGGCGTGATCCAGGGCTACCGCGCGATCGTCGCCCCGGAGGCCGTCGGCCGCAGCTTCGAGGTCCTCGTCTCCATCGAGGTGCGCCGCGACCGGGAGGCCGTCGAGGCCTTCGAGGCCGCGCTCCAGGACATCCCCGACGTGATCGAGGCGTACCGGCTGTTCGGCAGCCCCGGCTGCCTGCTGCGGATCGCGGTCGCCGACCTCGCCGCGTACGAGCGGCTCTGGATCGAGCGGCTCACCACGCTCGGCGGCGTCACCGAGGTGAACTCGCAGATCATCATGAAGCGGATCAAGGAGCCGAAGGGCCTGCCCGTCCCCGACTGA